In the genome of Nocardia sp. NBC_00416, one region contains:
- a CDS encoding pyridoxal phosphate-dependent aminotransferase, whose translation MQVEQSSKLSGVSYEIRGPVAEHAARLEVEGHHVVKLNTGNPQLFGFEAPPEILQDIVRTLPVSSGYSSSKGLLSARRAVVQYYQDLGVADVDVEEVFLGNGVSELIMMAMTALLENGDEVLVPAPDFPLWTAATTLNGGRAVHYRCDESADWYPDTADIAAKVTDRTRAIVIINPNNPTGAVYPPQVLREILEIARRHDLVVFSDEIYDKIHYDGLTHTATAPLAPDLLCLTFSGLSKSYRCAGLRGGWLVVSGPTQHARSYLEGLTMLAGLRLCANVPAQQAIQAALGGHQSIYDLTLPGGRLREQRDRAWEALNAIPGVSCVKPKGAIYAFPKIDLDVYPIHDDERFVLDLLLQEKLHIVQGTGFNWSRPDHFRIVTLPHADDLEAIIERIGRFLATYRQ comes from the coding sequence ATGCAGGTCGAGCAGTCGAGCAAGTTGTCGGGCGTGTCCTACGAGATCCGCGGCCCGGTCGCCGAACATGCCGCGCGACTGGAGGTCGAGGGGCATCATGTGGTGAAGCTGAATACCGGCAATCCGCAGTTGTTCGGTTTCGAGGCGCCACCGGAGATCCTGCAGGACATCGTCCGTACGTTGCCGGTATCCAGCGGCTACTCCTCGTCCAAAGGGTTGCTGTCGGCGCGCCGCGCCGTCGTGCAGTACTACCAGGACCTCGGCGTCGCCGATGTCGATGTCGAGGAGGTGTTCCTCGGCAACGGTGTATCCGAACTGATCATGATGGCGATGACGGCACTGCTGGAGAACGGCGACGAAGTGCTCGTCCCGGCGCCGGACTTCCCGCTGTGGACCGCGGCGACCACGCTCAACGGCGGCCGGGCCGTGCACTACCGGTGCGACGAATCCGCCGACTGGTACCCCGATACGGCCGATATCGCGGCAAAGGTCACCGATCGCACTCGCGCGATCGTGATCATCAACCCGAACAACCCCACCGGCGCGGTCTATCCGCCGCAGGTCCTGCGCGAGATCCTGGAGATCGCGCGCCGCCACGACCTCGTGGTGTTCTCCGACGAGATCTACGACAAGATCCACTACGACGGCCTCACCCACACCGCGACCGCCCCACTCGCTCCGGACCTGTTGTGCCTGACCTTCTCCGGATTGTCGAAGTCCTATCGATGTGCCGGGTTGCGGGGAGGCTGGCTGGTGGTGTCGGGTCCGACACAGCATGCGCGGAGCTATCTGGAGGGCCTGACCATGCTCGCGGGCCTGCGTCTGTGCGCGAACGTACCTGCACAGCAGGCGATTCAGGCCGCCCTCGGCGGGCATCAGAGCATCTACGACCTCACGTTGCCCGGTGGCCGGCTCCGTGAGCAACGCGACCGCGCCTGGGAAGCCCTCAACGCCATCCCCGGTGTGTCCTGTGTAAAGCCCAAGGGAGCGATCTACGCCTTCCCGAAGATCGACCTCGATGTCTATCCGATCCACGACGACGAACGATTCGTCCTGGATCTCCTGCTCCAGGAGAAGCTGCACATCGTGCAGGGCACCGGCTTCAACTGGTCCCGCCCCGACCAC
- a CDS encoding winged helix-turn-helix transcriptional regulator produces MSRRTYGHFCAVSRALDVVGDRWNLLVVRELSSGPRRYSDLFADLPGISTDVLAARLKDLEREGVLTRRRVGPRATTTVYELTAAGVGLRPVLDALSAWGTPLLGERGSTDAVRAHWFALPLGRAVADLVAAGTVTVHIGESTIHYVVTETGVSHHDGPATEPDLELHLDLSGAIEVARGSRTLADIIAA; encoded by the coding sequence ATGTCCCGCCGAACCTACGGTCACTTCTGTGCCGTCAGCCGCGCACTCGACGTCGTGGGAGATCGGTGGAATCTACTCGTGGTCCGCGAACTGTCCTCGGGTCCGCGCCGCTACAGCGACCTGTTCGCCGACTTGCCCGGCATCAGCACCGATGTGCTGGCGGCCCGGCTCAAAGATCTCGAGCGCGAGGGCGTGCTCACGCGTCGCCGCGTCGGCCCACGCGCGACGACCACTGTCTACGAACTCACCGCGGCGGGCGTCGGCCTGCGGCCCGTGCTCGATGCGCTGTCCGCCTGGGGCACGCCACTACTCGGCGAACGCGGCAGCACCGATGCCGTCCGCGCGCACTGGTTCGCCCTGCCGCTGGGCCGCGCGGTCGCAGACCTGGTCGCCGCGGGGACGGTCACCGTCCATATCGGCGAGAGCACCATCCACTACGTGGTGACCGAAACGGGCGTCAGCCATCACGACGGCCCCGCGACCGAACCCGACCTCGAACTCCACCTCGATCTCTCCGGCGCAATCGAGGTGGCACGAGGCAGCCGCACCTTGGCCGACATCATCGCCGCCTGA